One Salvia miltiorrhiza cultivar Shanhuang (shh) chromosome 6, IMPLAD_Smil_shh, whole genome shotgun sequence genomic window, aacattttGCCTTAATGAGAGAGCATGgaatttttatagttttttctcattcattttttagtttttatttgaaattttgcATCTATTTTTTCATGAGGATTTATCAATTTAAAATCCAAgtgaaattatatttatatacatgtttaaaaaattaataaacggATTCGAGACAAAAACAAGTAGTAAAATAACTTTCTAATTAGATTCAAACATTAATTTACACGTCTACGTGAAAGTTTGTAaatatgatgctcacaagttagAAGCGGTTTGCCAAACTACAAAAGAGATGATGCTCATAATTAAATTCTGGTCCTTTAAGCTTCAAATAAGATAAAACTTAGCATTCAGTTtcggtctttcaagctccaaatgagtGATGCATAGAATTAACTCAGCTCTGGTCTATCAAACTATGGACGAGATAATGTTTACAAGTCAGTTAtagtctttcaagctccacacgagatgatgctcacaagcgAATTATGGTCTTATGAGTATTTTACCTCCAAACAATATGATTCTCACAATAGAAGTGACTTGTCAAACTCCAAATGAAATGATGCTCATAACTTAATTTCGGCTTTTGAagtttcaaatgatataatTCTTAGTGCCCACTTCTTGTCTTTCAAACTCTAAATGAGTGATGCTTAGAACTCAACTCCGGTCTATCATACTATGGACAAGATTCAACTTACAagtcaattatgatatttcaagttCCACACAaaatgatgctcacaagtcagttatagTATTGcgagctccaaatgagatgtTGCTCACAAGTTGGGTTTTATCGTTCAAGTTGTggatgagatgatactcataaGTCAAATCTCATATAACAAGCTTCAGATAAGATAATGATTAAAAGTTCGACATACAAAAGTCAAATGTGATATTTCAAATTACAGACAAGATGGTGCTCAAAAGTCTTGTAAGGAAGGTGATGTTCATATATAAGATGTGTGGTCTTAAATTTTGcctatcaattttaaaaaaatatactcctatAACATTAGTAAATCTTTCCTATATATGATTAACAAGAAATATGATGTATCAATCATTCATCATATCTATGTCAAATTTACATAaatatttgtttgtttgtttttttctcTAAAATCTCCAAACCTcacataaacttttttttttgaaatttcatcacataAAAACTTATAAGAAGACAATTTATTTTAActttcaacaaaaaattaacatataataaACAAAAgctattgagattattatagttTGAACTGTACCaccaatttattttgattaaataaaattaaaattaaaaaaatgtaatttatataaatatttcatatgttataattataaacaatatataataacaattatGATGTAAAATGGTTCCCCGttgaatttcgacgggttacacactagtgtTAATAGAGTACGACTTCCAACTCTTTTCATTAAAGAATCAAGGGAGTAACATTTGTTCTCAATAGTATATTAATTTACAATGTAAATTTTCGTTTGTCATAAAAACATTTAAgacttttttttattcttaatatTTTACACTACTAAAAACGTGTTAAATAATTATACCATtgacttttttctttcttttttaatcgACACTTTATAATTAGAGGCACATTTGTTCGtcaatgggatcctctgtctcAGAATATAGTGTGTACTATCGTGTAtcattcttaattttttaattttttaattattttttataaaattaaaaattattactccattcgtccatgaaataaactcttatttgcccttaaatatttgtccatgaaataaactcatactctgctttttggacaattataccctcccttacttttaaaattactacacttttacctattgggcccactttattccaccattacttatgtaattagtctcccctaaacttattattgttgttgttgttgttgttatgattattatgattattattgttgttgttgttgttgttgttgttgttgttgttgttgttgttgttgttgttgttgttgttgttgttgttgttgttattgttattattgttattgttgttattgttgttgttgttgttgttgttgttgttgttgttgttgttgttgttgttgttgttgttattattattattgttgttgttgttgttgttgatgagTTCGTTTTCGGTGAGTTATTTGAATGGATTTAGAGAGTTCACCTGTTGCGTACAAAGCAAGAATTCAGAGAGTAACGGATGAGAAAAGGAATGTTTTTGTATTCAAAATCACGTAAAATTACAGAGTGGGATGATGCACCCTACTTATTGAGATATACAAAGGGGTATAAAGGTAAATTTAAGGGGTCGCAGCCCTGACCTAGACTAAGTTAGAAGAATTCCTAAGTATACTTGGAGGCAGCCCCGCCCTTGCACTCTTCGTTCTCGGTAGCATTGACCTAGTCACTGTTGCTTTTCAGCCCAGCCCTTACCGCAGCGCTGTACCCATGCTATCATGGGATTATTATAGTCACGTTCCCACAAGTCCCTCTTTATGGTTTTCTCGCAGAACCCTCGGGTCGACCTCTCCTCGTCACTCGAAGGTCAGCACTGGAATCTTCAAGGCTGGGACAATGCacattttactcctcatcagctactcccccccagTCGGGTTAAACTGGGTTTTCTTCGAATTTAACCGACACCGCTTTTTATCCGAGTAATTATTGAACCAGCGCTGCCCTTGCTGCGGCGCATAAAATGCCCCTAGATGGTCAAAATGTTGGGATCACTCccccccagtcacacgggatatttTCTTCCCATGCGTCTTAATCAGAGTTGCGTTAGCTATCAACGCTGCCCgtttaaattcattaaatacGTGTTAGTTCTCGGGTCCCACTTCTGTCCCATCACCGCCTTCTCGCCCCAAAAGTACGGCTCCTCGGTTTTGCCTATCATTTCGAGTACGCCACACGTCGGCTCGTAATTGGGCCTCTCGATCTCCGGTGTTCGCGCCGCCTCAAGTATAAAAGTCATCGTCTTCCCCATTTCGCTCTTTTTACTTTCTCCCCTTCACTCCTCTTGCAATTTTTTGGCAATTTTCTGCTCTCGGCCACGCCCCGGTGACCATTCATTTTCTCCAGCGCTTGCTTCGCTATTTCCGACTCCCTCGCACCGACTTAGGTATTGCCCTCAACCCTATCCACCTCTTATTCTCCGACGGGTTTTCTAGAATTGTGTTGTGTTGGTGATATCTGGTTTTCGTGTGTCCTCTGCAAACTCAAAGGCCACATCCCTGGCCTAACTTTCAGTGTCCCCAATAACAAATCCCACATGACCCCTGCCAACCTTAGGGAAAATGCCATAGCCCTATGGGAGCATCAAGTGATCGCGGGGCTGCATCTTCCTCCTCCGCCCTTCCTGGTTGAAGTCTGTAATTACTTCCGCGTCCCTTTTTACCAGCTAGCCCCTTCAGCGCTGCGACGGGCTTTCTTCTTTCACATAGTGGTTAGGTACCATGGTTGCGCTGACACAGCACAACTCTTCTGCCAAACCCAGATCTTGAAAAAAACTAACACCCACTATAGTTTTTCCACCCACAAGAAGTTTAAAACCACTTTCCTCAGCAAATTACCCACGGATAAAAACTTCATCAATAAATATTGTTTTGTCAGCACTGACAAAGGAACCTTACTTTCCTTTGTCGGGGTGCGGGATGTAAAATGGCACGCCGAACGCCATACCCGAACCCTTGCTCCTCTTCCCCCCTTCCTCAAAGGATTTAGCTATCCTCGATAAATTGAATGCCTTCGGTCGATTTCTCCCCGCCACGCGCCTCGTAGATGATGACTCAGCGCTGGCGGCCAACATGCTATTTCCCCGCTATCCCGAATCTCGCATAGGTAAGAAGGGGGGTTCTCCTCTTACTAATGTCAGCGCTTCCCTCtcttgcttattttatttttctaaggCTATGTTTATGCTATTTTAGGGATGGACTGGATGGCTTTGTGGGGGGATTTGCTCCCTACTCCCGGAGCAGGTGGAGATGTGAGCTCCAGCAGCCCTCATGACAGAGCTGCCAGCCCTGCGCCTGCTGGCTCCCCTGTCCTATCTGCGACTGGTACCTCCCGAACCGCCAGCCAATCAGGGGTAGGTGGGGGTTCTAGAGGGCCCCCAATAtattgtgtataaatatataaataatcaaaaatcaaaagcaagtataaatgataatgagCGTCATTATGACATAAAGCTTATACAAATTTATAAGtttcatacataaaacataataataacaaatatgttaatataaataaatataaaaatttatacaaaaacatactatgaaaatttaataaatctaaatcatatttgaaattatattgttaatatatatatatatatatatatacacatatatatatatatataattatttatttatctataaatttatattaacataaatttcacctttaaaatttatgctaaagagttctaaaataaataaatataagtttaatctttttAGTTGCATTAAATTTTGTGACAGCCCGACTCTCGGGATAATAAGAAACGACTACTTAATGGGATTTGCTAGACTTTGTTAGAATAAAATGGGTGATATGTTCTTAGATTCGAGTAATACATTGTTAATAAAGGAGTGCCGcaattgaaggataataaaTTCAACAATTAGGATAGAAATTTTCCCAACCAGGATCAAAAGTTCGGAGGTCTGAGACAACAAGATAACACTTCATACTAGACATACATATATGCGATGTTCAATTGCTATAAATGCGATTGCCAAAAGAGTTCATAATAATTAGGCTAAGAATATTTAAAGAGTCATTCTCAAAAGATATCCACCTAAGTGAATATTATGACAGCgaaaattattatatgaagCTACAGCAACATCCCCCCTCAGCCTCGCACGACACCACCTgccgctcaacctgcaaaaggttttgaaaacaattgcagggctgagtactaatatactcagtgggtttagccatttgaaaacatttgaaaatccatttaaaAGAATGATCCATGCTATGAACAGTATAACATAGAAATATTTGAAAGCATTCCatgcatacttaaaataaatttgtggATCCATTTCCAGTCTTCTCTCTATTGGTGCTTCACCTATAATGTGAACACgtgggagcagcccacagaGGTCCACTACCATGCATGTTTCAGAAATGGGAGTAACCCAAGTCTGACAGTCTGAGGCaagtgggagcagcccacaatacccctttgtgtgtacacaatcctaacCAGGGCGATCCAATCGCTACGCCGGCTAGGACCCGATCGTTAGATAACATAGGAGCACTTTAAACAATAGAGATATAAGAAACATTTTAACATGGATATTCATTTGCATTTGCATAATACAAGTAGAGTTCAATAACTCAAAGCATACTTTGGAAAATAAAACCCACCTTGATAGGACAAGCCTGTAGATAAAATTTGCACAATTCTCTTCTTGTAAAACCAGTGCTAAAACCTTCTATCAAGTGGACCTACAAGATaatctaatcttaataggtcgcAAAATATCGTATGAGCTAACAATTCTACCAAGCTGCTAAATCCTAATATTCTACACCCGGATTTTCAAAACTCAATTGAAAATCTTAAAAATCGAAAttgtcaaaatatttttattgcattATTCACTATGCAAATTCATATTATATTTCAAAatcacataaagtaaataattacacttaataaaataaatagtcataTTAAAACAAAATCAGTTGATTATGAACttaactaaataattttaagtGAAACATGTTAAATCAGCCcaacatataaaaataaataaaagcagcCCAATTCTTTTATTAAATCAGTCCAATCTTGAATCATAATATAGGCCCAAATTAATAGCCCAATACTAAAAACCCTAGCCCACAATCCATCttctttattaaaagaaaacacacacacacacacaacccacacacacacagcacagacgcacgcacacacacacacacccagaCGCATCCCCCCCCTCACTCTCTCCCTTTCAcgctgctgccgccgccgcctgacggcggcgccgcccgacGGAGGCCGGCAgccgccccctccccctctctcttctccaacTTCTCTCTCTTATCCTCTCTATCCCTTTTCTCCcagccctctctcttctcctccatcTCTCCCTCTTCTCCGTCGACGGCAGCGGAAGCCACCGCCGGCGCCGCATCGACCGCAGCAGCCGCCGCCTCCCCTTCACTCGTCTCCTTCTTGACCGGCAGCAGCACGGCAGCAGCTGCCGCCTCCTCTTCTTTCTTCCTCTCggccgggcgagcagcagcaccCCGAAGGACCGCCGCGCCGCCGTCctcgccaccaccacctccgaTTCTCCCTCTCAATCTGCCGCTGCTCCCTCTCCCTTCAAACTCCGGTGAGCCACCAGCTGCGCCGCCGCGCTTCAGACTCCGCCTGCCTCGGCCGCGAGCGGCCGGCGAGCTGCTGCCAAACATGCAGCGCCGCTGCCTCTTCTTTTCCTCCAGATCCGGCGACACCGTCGCCCTCGCTCCGTCCGACAacagcacagcagcagcagcagcgccggcgccgcctcctcctGCCACGCCGAGCAGCCGATGCTGCTCTGCTTCTCCGGCTAAAACAGCCGGCCAACACCCCTCCCCAAACATCTTATTCTACCCACTATTATGAGAAAAATCTGTAAAGCCCTTCTCATATGATTTGTTATGAACTTATGaaagatttcatttttttttattatgcaTAAGAGTGTGTTCCAGTTTGAATGTatgcaaaaaaaattcaatcttttCTTATGCATTGGGGAAAAACACTTGAGAAATATACTGACAAGTTGTGTTCTTTGATTCGTGATGTATGGTGTATCAGATTTTTGATTTCTGGGACAGAACTTTCTTGAAGGGATGCTTGTGATTTGAATGAATTTTTGGAGAGGAAAGAAAGCTGATGATATTTGGGTTTTCTGAATGATCTTGAGTTTTGGCAAGTTTATTGTGGAAAGAAAAATTTGCATGTAAGATGATTGGCTTAAGAAGTGGTGAATGGTAGAGTGATACGTGGTTgaatttttgatgaacatggacAAGTGGCTGCTGTCAAAGTAACACATAAATCTCTCTACAAAAACAAAAGTAAAAATCTACAAAATTTAATAAGAGTATGTGGGCTGacatgaataaaaaaaattgctgtCAAAGTAACACATAAATCTCTCTACAAAAGATTGCTGTCAAAGTAACACATAAATCTCTCTACAAAAGTAAAAGTAAAAAGGGTCGGAatttaaagtacccacttttataacatgtcttacaaaactacccaccCAAACCCAAAGTCAAAAAGTCAAAGCCTgacatgcttggttttttgtaatgcgtccaactcacgtcactttcacaatGGATTTAGTTAAATATGACTCTAAATCTGATGACACGTTAAAATAATAGCAATTGTtggataaaaaatttataaaatcatatattatgaatcaagAAAACATAATAGAGCTtaaaaattcactattatgtatattatgcaacaaaaaaatattatgaaacaaatggtGTAATTAGCCACCAGAATTTCATAGCCGCTACTCAGTAGCCGCGCATATTTGGTACCGGcggctactgttcacggctatgaatttgtggcggctaattacgccatttgtttcataatatttttttgttgcataatatacataatagtgaatttttaAGCTCTATTATGTTTTcttgattcataatatatgattttataaattttttatccaACAATTGCTATTATTTTAACGTGTCCTCAGATTTAGAGTCATATTTAACTAAATCCattgtgaaagtgacgtgagttggacgcattacaaaaaaccaagcatgtcAGGCTTTGACTTTTTGACTTTGGGTTTGgg contains:
- the LOC130990441 gene encoding U3 small nucleolar RNA-associated protein 25-like encodes the protein MFGEGCWPAVLAGEAEQHRLLGVAGGGGAGAAAAAVLLSDGARATVSPDLEEKKRQRRCMFGSSSPAARGRGRRSLKRGGAAGGSPEFEGRGSSGRLRGRIGGGGGEDGGAAVLRGAAARPAERKKEEEAAAAAVLLPVKKETSEGEAAAAAVDAAPAVASAAVDGEEGEMEEKREGWEKRDREDKREKLEKREGEGAAAGLRRAAPPSGGGGSSVKGRE